A single window of Syntrophotalea acetylenica DNA harbors:
- a CDS encoding peptidase U32 family protein, which translates to MPDTLNHPELLAPAGSLEAFFAAMESGADAVYCGLRQFSARAKARNISLADLEGMLAYARKLRRRIYVTVNTLIREEELPQLAETLADLEALRIDGIILQDLAVWKMARDHFPGLPLHASTQMTVHNAAGVKMLERMGFKRAVLARELTLEEISAIRRETSLELEHFIHGALCFSYSGQCLFSSWLGGKSGNRGRCAQPCRRRYSYRQKYGYYFSPNDLSAIDLLSDLQKAGIGSFKIEGRMKSAEYVANVVSAYRMVMDAPDTQRKESLSQAKDRLKQSFGRLPTKGFLPGPRPTDIAIPSMKGATGRFLGEISALRGGEITFKSRDRLHIGDRIRIQPKSDQAGTAFTIKQLRLGRSTVKAAPAGSLVTVPSSFRDTFRIGDAVFKVSSEQAFTMSEAACRRKLHQAGNIPDQLDLHIALQGRDLTLTGRSGPVEIRQTYEVPVFPATDNPLSVDILRGVFERSGKEPLSLRDITSEPLPPVVIPPSRLKDIRRLFYQAVAQNLSDASNTARQKHLRSALDSLLPIAPLVDGYKRQITVAIDRLRDGHLLNDPLVDRIILPMTASNVQQLAKGHRFTGREDKVVWDIPFVLLGADWRESRDIVRVLTASGFHNFRLNNLGHFPLFDGMQEVTLHCGWRLFTVNSQAALAWKELGISTITLYLEDDRANLENLLRRETGLPTEMTVYASVPLITSRIPLRGLRSDSPVVSDRDDAYRVTQRGGQTVVSPETDFSLLNRLSELEDLGCHRFIVDLSHLGPYSPRGKLVLDALRREGGLPATSSFNFERGME; encoded by the coding sequence ATGCCCGACACGCTGAATCACCCGGAACTGCTGGCCCCGGCCGGTAGCCTGGAAGCCTTTTTCGCCGCCATGGAATCAGGGGCCGACGCCGTTTATTGCGGCCTCAGGCAATTTTCCGCCCGCGCCAAAGCCCGCAATATTTCCCTGGCCGACCTCGAAGGGATGCTGGCCTATGCCCGCAAGCTGCGTCGCCGTATCTATGTGACGGTCAATACCCTGATCCGCGAGGAGGAGCTGCCTCAGCTGGCCGAAACCCTGGCCGACCTTGAGGCGCTGCGCATCGACGGCATCATTCTGCAGGATCTGGCGGTCTGGAAAATGGCGCGGGACCACTTTCCCGGCCTGCCCCTGCACGCTTCGACGCAGATGACGGTGCATAACGCCGCTGGCGTCAAGATGCTGGAGCGCATGGGATTCAAGAGGGCGGTGCTGGCCCGCGAGTTGACCCTTGAGGAAATCTCCGCCATACGTCGGGAAACCAGCCTGGAGCTGGAGCATTTCATCCACGGCGCCTTGTGTTTCAGCTATTCCGGGCAATGTCTGTTCAGCAGCTGGCTCGGCGGCAAAAGCGGCAACCGCGGCCGTTGTGCGCAGCCCTGCCGCAGGCGCTACAGCTACCGCCAGAAATATGGCTACTATTTTTCTCCCAATGACCTGTCGGCAATCGATCTATTGTCCGACCTTCAGAAAGCCGGCATCGGCAGTTTCAAAATTGAAGGACGCATGAAAAGCGCCGAATACGTGGCCAATGTTGTTTCGGCTTATCGCATGGTGATGGACGCGCCGGATACTCAGCGGAAGGAGTCCCTTTCGCAAGCCAAGGACCGCCTCAAACAATCCTTCGGACGCCTTCCGACCAAGGGATTTCTGCCCGGGCCGCGGCCAACCGATATCGCCATCCCGTCCATGAAGGGTGCCACGGGCCGTTTTCTGGGAGAAATCAGCGCCCTGCGCGGCGGCGAGATTACCTTCAAGAGCCGCGACCGTCTGCACATCGGCGACCGTATCCGTATTCAGCCGAAAAGTGACCAGGCCGGCACCGCATTCACCATCAAGCAATTGCGGCTGGGACGCAGCACCGTCAAAGCCGCCCCCGCCGGCAGCCTGGTGACCGTGCCCTCCAGTTTCCGCGATACCTTCCGCATCGGCGATGCGGTGTTCAAGGTCTCCTCGGAGCAGGCCTTCACCATGAGTGAAGCGGCCTGCCGCCGCAAACTGCACCAAGCCGGAAATATCCCCGACCAGCTTGACCTGCACATCGCATTGCAGGGACGGGACCTGACGCTGACCGGCCGATCCGGCCCTGTCGAAATCAGGCAAACCTACGAGGTGCCGGTGTTTCCCGCCACTGACAATCCACTGTCGGTCGATATTCTGCGCGGCGTCTTCGAGCGCAGCGGAAAAGAGCCTTTGAGCCTGCGCGACATCACCTCGGAGCCCTTGCCTCCCGTGGTCATCCCCCCCAGCCGGCTCAAGGATATCAGGCGCCTTTTTTATCAGGCCGTTGCCCAAAATCTCAGTGACGCCAGCAACACGGCTCGCCAAAAACACCTGCGCTCGGCCCTGGACAGCCTGCTCCCGATCGCACCTCTTGTTGACGGATATAAACGGCAGATCACCGTAGCCATCGACCGTTTACGCGACGGGCACCTGCTTAACGACCCGCTGGTCGACCGCATCATACTGCCCATGACCGCGTCCAATGTCCAGCAACTGGCCAAGGGGCATCGTTTTACCGGCCGCGAAGACAAGGTTGTCTGGGATATTCCTTTTGTGCTGCTGGGTGCCGATTGGCGGGAAAGCCGCGATATCGTCCGGGTCCTGACGGCATCCGGATTTCATAACTTCAGACTCAACAATCTTGGGCATTTTCCCCTGTTCGACGGTATGCAGGAGGTCACACTGCATTGCGGCTGGCGCCTGTTCACCGTCAACAGCCAGGCGGCCCTGGCCTGGAAGGAGCTCGGCATCTCGACCATCACCCTTTACCTGGAAGACGATCGCGCCAACCTTGAAAACCTGCTGCGGCGTGAGACGGGGCTACCAACAGAGATGACGGTCTATGCCTCGGTGCCCCTGATAACGTCACGCATTCCCCTGCGTGGCCTGCGCAGCGACAGTCCGGTTGTTTCGGATCGGGACGATGCCTACCGGGTAACCCAACGCGGTGGCCAGACGGTAGTCAGCCCGGAAACCGACTTTTCCCTGCTGAATCGCCTTTCGGAACTGGAAGATCTGGGCTGTCACCGCTTTATTGTCGATCTTTCCCACCTTGGCCCTTATTCCCCCCGGGGGAAACTGGTGCTGGATGCACTGCGACGGGAAGGCGGCCTGCCGGCAACGTCGTCTTTCAACTTTGAGCGGGGCATGGAATAA
- a CDS encoding methyl-accepting chemotaxis protein, producing MAKEDKVLTIGIVGGGRGGLEMLKIFADSDKVRVMFLVDRDAKAVAVAAARERKIPTPDDLVAAMQQYRTDFIIEATGSSKVLEMLRQNHREGTEILSSQAALMFYTVVQEGRRKLNSEIFGKISQIGDEIIGSTASVKKALAAITQVAFNLEMLSINAAIEAARAGVHGRSFAVVAEEVKATAGQAKNLLASIEAVNNNNIVMSGELEELLNQLH from the coding sequence ATGGCAAAAGAAGACAAGGTGTTAACCATCGGTATCGTGGGCGGGGGGCGTGGTGGTCTCGAAATGCTGAAGATTTTTGCTGACAGCGACAAGGTACGGGTCATGTTTCTGGTTGACCGCGATGCGAAAGCCGTCGCCGTGGCGGCCGCCCGGGAGCGCAAGATCCCAACGCCGGATGATCTGGTGGCGGCCATGCAGCAATATCGCACCGATTTTATTATCGAGGCGACCGGATCATCCAAGGTTCTGGAAATGCTGCGGCAGAACCATCGCGAGGGCACCGAGATTCTCAGCAGCCAGGCGGCTCTAATGTTCTATACCGTTGTGCAGGAAGGGCGCCGCAAGCTTAACAGCGAGATTTTCGGCAAGATCAGCCAGATTGGCGATGAGATCATCGGCAGTACGGCTTCTGTGAAAAAAGCCCTTGCGGCGATCACCCAGGTGGCTTTCAATCTGGAGATGCTGTCCATCAATGCCGCCATCGAGGCGGCGCGGGCCGGGGTTCATGGCCGCAGTTTCGCGGTGGTGGCCGAAGAGGTTAAAGCGACCGCCGGCCAGGCCAAGAATCTGCTGGCCAGCATCGAAGCGGTCAACAACAACAACATCGTCATGTCTGGCGAGCTGGAGGAGTTGCTCAACCAGCTGCACTGA
- the radC gene encoding RadC family protein gives MPAIKTWPENERPREKLLSRGPEALTEAELLALVLRNGDASSGSNALEQGRALLKRFGCLRKLGAATVPELLKMRGIGPAKAAELLAVFELARRFGCNPLRPGERYTTPQAVFAHFHERLRDHKRERFIALLLDSKNRLLREVAISEGSLTASIVHPREVFGPVVRESAAAVLFVHNHPSGDPAPSREDLEITQRLREAGDLMGVRVLDHIIIGSEGYVSLADRGLL, from the coding sequence ATGCCCGCCATCAAAACCTGGCCGGAAAATGAACGCCCACGGGAAAAACTGCTGAGCCGCGGCCCGGAAGCCCTGACCGAAGCGGAACTGCTGGCTCTTGTCCTGCGCAACGGCGATGCATCGAGCGGCAGCAACGCCCTCGAGCAGGGTCGAGCCCTGCTGAAGCGTTTTGGCTGTCTGCGAAAACTGGGCGCGGCAACGGTTCCCGAACTTCTGAAAATGCGCGGTATCGGTCCGGCGAAAGCCGCGGAGTTGCTGGCGGTGTTCGAACTGGCGCGCCGCTTCGGTTGCAACCCGCTACGACCGGGAGAGCGTTACACCACGCCGCAGGCGGTTTTCGCTCACTTTCATGAACGCCTGCGGGATCACAAGCGCGAACGCTTCATCGCACTACTGCTGGACAGCAAAAATCGGCTGCTGCGCGAAGTCGCCATTTCGGAAGGCAGCCTTACCGCCAGCATCGTCCATCCCCGTGAGGTCTTCGGGCCGGTGGTGCGCGAATCGGCTGCGGCGGTGCTGTTCGTTCACAACCACCCCTCCGGCGACCCGGCACCGAGCCGCGAGGACCTCGAAATCACGCAACGCCTCAGGGAAGCCGGCGACCTGATGGGAGTAAGGGTTCTCGATCACATCATCATAGGCAGCGAAGGCTATGTCAGCCTCGCGGACCGCGGCCTCCTCTAG
- a CDS encoding CBS domain-containing protein, with the protein MRVGEVCNRDVVIMDRNKPISEAARLMRHHHVGDVVVVEERSGQRYPVGILTDRDLVVEVLANEVAPESLLVGDVMSFDLITTREEESLLEAIKRMRDKGIRRMPVIAANNTLIGIITMDDLLDLIAEQLADLVVLIGREQRRETDRQP; encoded by the coding sequence ATGCGGGTTGGAGAGGTGTGCAATCGCGACGTGGTCATCATGGATCGCAATAAGCCCATATCCGAGGCTGCCAGACTGATGCGCCATCATCACGTGGGAGACGTGGTGGTGGTTGAGGAACGCAGCGGGCAGCGCTACCCGGTCGGAATTCTCACCGATCGCGACCTGGTGGTGGAAGTTCTGGCCAACGAGGTCGCCCCGGAGAGCCTGCTGGTAGGCGATGTCATGAGTTTCGACCTGATCACGACCAGGGAAGAGGAAAGCCTGCTCGAAGCCATCAAACGCATGCGCGACAAAGGCATCCGGCGCATGCCCGTGATCGCAGCCAACAACACGTTGATCGGCATCATTACCATGGACGACCTTCTGGATCTGATTGCCGAGCAGCTGGCTGATCTGGTGGTACTGATCGGCCGGGAGCAGCGACGGGAAACCGATCGTCAGCCATGA
- a CDS encoding PAS domain-containing protein, producing the protein MTHKKTTRPRLTCFLAALGILLCGFTPAALALPHRVLFISSYNPGFPTFFDQVEGMSRLFHQHRILLDIEFMDTKRFPSEENLHLFRRALTYKLSHIRAYDAIIAGDDNALKFALTEQSRLFRDLPIVFLGINDTSLALEQNLHPRVTGIAEKVSMKETLALMAKLHPGARRIVAIADPTTTAQADLRTFYAARTSVPEISLAHLSLADMTFQTLGERLAELGKDTLVLLISAHQDREGIGLPFSESLQFINAHLPRPLYHLYYHGMGDGIVGGKLLSHVDQGKSAARMVIDILHGKPVSRLPVQTGIPNRYVFDYRQLQRFQVPIASLPADSTILYRPASFFRTYRQGIWVLVCLLALGGGVVVLLLSHLRQRLESEEALKKSEERFRSIIHFSPMGVLQYQLDASDDLVLTGVNAAARNILGEGLDSLVGKTIEEAFPKLIGTEVPEQFRRICSLGTSWHCPQISYEDFPIKGTYETRAFQTGSRKMACFFWDISERTRAEQALKEALDNARNARQQLEAILKSVSDGLLFTDLDNRIMLLSRSAEEMLGVALNDIFGLPIGQVIQNDVLWGGCIR; encoded by the coding sequence ATGACTCATAAAAAAACCACCCGGCCCCGACTCACCTGCTTTCTCGCAGCCTTGGGGATATTGCTTTGCGGTTTCACCCCTGCTGCCCTGGCGCTACCGCACCGCGTCCTGTTTATCAGTTCCTACAACCCGGGATTTCCCACCTTTTTCGATCAGGTTGAGGGGATGTCCAGACTGTTCCATCAGCACCGAATCCTTCTCGACATCGAATTCATGGATACCAAGCGGTTTCCTTCAGAGGAAAATCTTCACCTTTTCCGCAGAGCCCTGACTTATAAGCTGTCCCACATCCGTGCTTACGACGCCATCATCGCGGGAGATGACAACGCCCTTAAGTTCGCCCTGACCGAACAGAGCCGGCTGTTCCGGGATCTGCCCATCGTCTTTCTCGGCATAAACGATACCAGCCTGGCGCTGGAACAGAATCTCCATCCCCGCGTTACCGGCATCGCCGAAAAGGTTTCCATGAAAGAAACCCTGGCCCTCATGGCGAAACTGCACCCCGGAGCCAGGCGCATCGTAGCCATCGCCGACCCTACCACAACCGCGCAGGCGGATCTGCGTACCTTTTACGCGGCCAGAACGTCGGTGCCCGAAATCAGCCTGGCCCATCTTTCGCTGGCGGACATGACATTCCAGACACTGGGTGAACGCCTGGCCGAACTGGGTAAGGATACCCTGGTGCTGCTGATTTCGGCCCACCAGGATCGGGAAGGCATCGGCCTGCCTTTCAGCGAGAGCCTGCAGTTCATCAACGCCCACCTTCCCCGGCCCCTCTATCACCTGTATTACCACGGCATGGGCGACGGAATTGTCGGCGGCAAGCTTCTCAGTCATGTAGACCAGGGAAAAAGCGCCGCCCGGATGGTGATTGACATTCTCCATGGAAAGCCGGTTTCCCGCCTGCCGGTGCAGACCGGTATCCCTAACCGTTATGTTTTCGACTATCGCCAACTGCAGCGTTTCCAGGTGCCCATTGCCAGCCTTCCGGCCGACAGCACCATCCTTTACCGTCCTGCCTCCTTCTTCCGGACCTATCGCCAGGGGATCTGGGTGCTGGTCTGCCTTCTGGCCCTTGGAGGTGGCGTGGTGGTGCTGCTGCTGAGCCATTTGCGGCAGCGCCTTGAATCGGAAGAAGCGCTGAAAAAAAGCGAGGAACGGTTCCGCAGCATTATTCATTTCTCTCCGATGGGCGTCTTGCAGTATCAGCTCGATGCATCCGATGACCTGGTGCTGACCGGCGTCAATGCCGCCGCCAGAAATATTCTGGGAGAGGGGCTCGATTCACTTGTCGGCAAAACCATTGAAGAGGCCTTTCCAAAGCTGATCGGGACCGAGGTTCCTGAGCAGTTTCGGCGCATCTGCTCCCTGGGCACGTCCTGGCACTGTCCTCAGATCAGCTACGAGGATTTTCCTATCAAAGGCACCTACGAAACCCGCGCGTTCCAGACGGGATCACGTAAAATGGCTTGTTTTTTCTGGGATATTTCGGAACGGACCCGGGCCGAGCAGGCCCTCAAAGAGGCGCTGGACAATGCCCGGAACGCCAGGCAGCAACTGGAGGCGATCCTCAAATCGGTCTCCGACGGCCTGTTGTTTACCGACCTGGACAACCGCATCATGTTGCTGAGCCGGTCGGCGGAAGAGATGTTGGGCGTTGCCCTTAATGACATCTTCGGCCTGCCCATCGGCCAGGTGATCCAGAACGACGTCCTTTGGGGGGGCTGCATTCGGTAG
- a CDS encoding LysR family transcriptional regulator, with amino-acid sequence MKIFLAVAEQGSVSGAAERLHCVQSNVTARLRKLEKELGTQLFYRTRKGMSLSPAGELLLPYARSVAHLLHEARTALVPSVVPQGPLRIAAMDSAAVVHLPSVLAGYHRLHPEVDLQLTTGASGELIEKVLDYAVDGAFVGGQFDHPEIVGQEVLCEELVLVSSRAENPLQGTQDLAILVYRRGCSCRCKLEDWLSDIGRSPARVVEMGALDAILGCVGAGMGITLLPRSFVMREPFRSLVYVHAVPAPFDRLPIRFVRRRDVPPPPAMQAFLEFLPAHMSPAV; translated from the coding sequence ATGAAAATTTTTTTGGCGGTTGCCGAGCAGGGCAGTGTCTCAGGAGCGGCCGAGCGTCTGCACTGTGTGCAGTCAAATGTCACGGCCCGTCTCCGCAAGCTCGAAAAAGAACTGGGAACGCAGCTTTTTTACCGCACGCGCAAGGGGATGTCTCTTTCTCCGGCCGGAGAACTGCTGTTGCCCTATGCCCGTTCCGTGGCGCATCTGCTGCACGAGGCCCGGACAGCGCTGGTGCCATCCGTCGTCCCGCAGGGGCCACTGCGCATTGCGGCCATGGATTCGGCGGCGGTCGTGCATCTGCCCTCGGTGCTGGCCGGCTACCATCGCCTTCACCCGGAGGTCGATTTGCAATTGACGACCGGTGCCAGTGGGGAACTGATCGAAAAGGTTCTCGATTATGCCGTGGATGGTGCTTTTGTCGGCGGCCAGTTCGATCATCCGGAAATTGTGGGTCAGGAGGTGCTGTGCGAGGAGTTGGTGCTGGTTTCAAGCAGGGCGGAAAACCCTCTGCAGGGGACCCAGGATCTGGCGATTCTGGTTTATCGCCGCGGTTGTTCCTGTCGCTGCAAGCTGGAAGACTGGCTGTCCGATATCGGCCGTTCACCGGCCCGGGTCGTGGAGATGGGGGCACTCGATGCCATACTCGGCTGTGTCGGCGCCGGCATGGGTATTACCCTGCTGCCCCGCAGTTTTGTGATGCGCGAACCTTTCAGGTCCCTGGTATATGTACATGCCGTGCCGGCGCCCTTTGACCGACTGCCGATACGGTTTGTGCGTCGGCGCGATGTTCCGCCGCCCCCTGCCATGCAGGCATTTTTAGAGTTTTTGCCGGCTCATATGAGCCCTGCGGTTTGA
- a CDS encoding cation:proton antiporter yields MPHANAFVEIAAILGLATLTGMIGQKLRQPLIIMFLATGILAGPSFLGIIHSYEQIELLAHIGIALLLFIVGLKLDLTLIRTTGPVALATGLGQILFTSLIGFLIALALGMAWLNAAYVAVALTFSSTIIIVKLLSDKKEIDSLHGQIALGFLIVQDIAAILALVGLTTLGTASASGNGASLLQVLLIAAKGLGLLGATALLMKFVIPQLAGRLAHSIELLSLFAIAWAVLFGAASEMLGFSKEVGAFLAGVSLASTAFRDSIGARLTSLRDFLLLFFFIDLGARLDWSMVGSQLGESLVLSTFVLVGNPLIVLAIMGYMGYRRRTALLAGLTVAQISEFSLIVAALGLAIGHISEETMGLITLVGVVTISISTYMILYSGQLYRLLANPLRIFERSNPYREAARDTLEKSLPVDVVLVGLGNYGSGLVDYLLRRGKNLLGVDFDPVALDKWRKRGVPVVYGDMADPEMHEHLPLQKARWVVSTVRSREMNLALIHNLKKDGFSGKVALTATTGQEAAAFEDAGAHLVLRPFRDATEQAADALTYAMDFLPESIDWPLSFVEVRIKTDAVLAGKTIQDIPLSATGTSVLAISRGGRIFYEFEPDFRIYPADRLLIMGHPGGLKEAETILNQHALQCYTDDTDRFEIAGIPVADHSGIAGKSLADLHFRQRYGATLVGIRRGQEQITTINPDERLLAGDCLIVIGKAESVNALKNRAPL; encoded by the coding sequence ATGCCCCATGCCAACGCCTTTGTAGAAATTGCCGCGATTCTGGGTCTGGCGACATTGACCGGCATGATTGGCCAGAAATTGCGTCAGCCGCTGATCATCATGTTCCTGGCCACCGGCATTTTGGCCGGACCGTCCTTTCTGGGGATCATTCACAGTTATGAACAGATCGAACTGCTGGCGCATATCGGCATCGCCCTGCTGCTGTTCATCGTCGGACTGAAACTCGACCTGACCCTGATCCGCACCACCGGCCCGGTAGCACTCGCCACCGGCCTCGGACAGATCCTGTTCACCTCCCTGATCGGGTTTTTGATCGCCCTTGCACTGGGCATGGCCTGGCTCAACGCCGCTTATGTCGCCGTCGCGCTTACCTTTTCAAGCACCATCATCATCGTCAAGCTGCTGTCGGACAAAAAGGAGATCGACTCGCTGCACGGCCAGATCGCACTGGGATTTCTGATTGTGCAGGATATCGCGGCGATTCTCGCCCTGGTCGGTCTCACCACCCTGGGAACCGCCTCCGCCTCGGGCAACGGTGCTTCCTTGCTGCAGGTGCTGCTGATCGCAGCGAAAGGATTGGGGTTGCTGGGAGCCACCGCCCTGTTGATGAAATTCGTCATCCCGCAACTGGCAGGACGGCTTGCCCACTCCATTGAACTGTTAAGCCTTTTTGCCATCGCCTGGGCCGTATTGTTTGGCGCGGCCAGCGAAATGCTCGGCTTCAGTAAAGAAGTCGGGGCCTTTCTGGCCGGTGTGTCGCTGGCCTCCACCGCTTTTCGCGATTCGATCGGCGCGCGGCTTACAAGCCTGAGGGACTTTCTTCTGCTGTTTTTTTTCATCGACCTCGGCGCACGGCTTGACTGGTCCATGGTCGGGTCTCAATTGGGCGAATCTCTGGTGTTGTCGACTTTCGTGCTTGTCGGCAACCCGCTGATCGTACTGGCCATTATGGGGTATATGGGGTATCGCCGCCGAACCGCGCTGCTGGCCGGACTCACGGTTGCCCAGATCAGCGAGTTTTCGCTGATCGTCGCGGCCCTGGGCCTTGCCATCGGCCACATTTCGGAAGAAACCATGGGGCTTATCACCCTGGTAGGCGTTGTGACCATTTCTATCTCTACGTACATGATTCTGTACTCGGGGCAACTCTATCGGCTGCTTGCCAATCCCCTGCGGATTTTTGAAAGAAGCAACCCGTACCGGGAAGCTGCCAGGGACACCCTCGAAAAAAGCTTGCCCGTGGATGTGGTCCTGGTGGGTCTGGGGAATTACGGAAGCGGTCTTGTCGATTATCTTTTACGTCGCGGCAAGAACCTTTTGGGAGTCGACTTCGACCCTGTCGCTCTGGACAAATGGCGCAAACGCGGCGTGCCAGTTGTCTACGGCGACATGGCCGACCCGGAGATGCACGAGCATTTGCCCCTGCAAAAAGCCCGCTGGGTCGTCAGCACCGTCCGGTCCAGAGAGATGAATCTGGCCCTGATCCACAATCTCAAAAAAGACGGCTTCAGCGGCAAGGTGGCGCTGACGGCAACCACCGGTCAGGAAGCCGCGGCCTTTGAAGATGCCGGCGCGCACCTGGTTCTGCGCCCTTTTCGGGATGCGACGGAGCAAGCCGCCGATGCGCTCACCTACGCCATGGATTTTCTGCCGGAATCCATCGACTGGCCCCTCTCCTTTGTCGAGGTGCGGATCAAGACGGATGCGGTGCTGGCCGGCAAGACCATTCAGGATATTCCGCTGTCGGCAACGGGAACCTCGGTGCTGGCGATCAGCCGGGGGGGCCGGATATTTTACGAGTTCGAGCCGGATTTTCGCATTTACCCGGCGGACCGCCTGCTGATCATGGGGCACCCCGGCGGCCTCAAGGAAGCGGAAACCATCCTCAATCAGCACGCCTTGCAATGCTATACCGATGATACCGACCGTTTCGAGATTGCCGGCATCCCGGTCGCGGATCACTCCGGAATTGCGGGAAAATCCCTGGCGGATCTCCATTTCCGCCAGAGGTATGGCGCAACCCTGGTCGGAATCCGCCGGGGACAGGAACAGATCACGACCATCAACCCCGACGAGCGATTGCTTGCCGGTGATTGCCTTATCGTAATAGGAAAGGCCGAATCCGTAAACGCTTTGAAAAACCGTGCTCCGCTCTGA
- a CDS encoding sensor histidine kinase, whose amino-acid sequence MTIGLPDNRDHKTRTVQANMAAVRNEEGLKRGVITLLRDISRERELDLMKTEFISTAAHELRTPLTSVIGFSEVLLKQGGFNEQQMEFLTIIHKKAEVLGKIVEDLLDLARVDSGQIIRLKKDWANIGSILERCVSDYRRACTDHHFKTVLPDETVSMLVDDRKLFQVMENLLSNAVKFSPSGSTVQITCQPMETEVHIAVSDQGIGMNPDQITRIFDKFYRVDASNTAREGLGLGMGIVRGIVEAHQGRIWVNSKPERGTTISFTLPRSTQE is encoded by the coding sequence GTGACCATAGGCCTGCCCGATAACCGCGATCATAAAACCCGGACCGTGCAGGCCAACATGGCTGCAGTGCGTAACGAGGAGGGGCTGAAGCGAGGCGTCATCACCCTGCTGCGGGATATCAGCCGCGAACGTGAGCTCGACCTTATGAAGACCGAGTTCATCTCCACCGCGGCCCATGAACTACGCACCCCATTGACAAGCGTTATCGGTTTCTCGGAAGTTCTGTTAAAACAGGGGGGATTCAATGAACAGCAGATGGAATTTCTTACTATCATTCATAAAAAAGCCGAAGTGCTGGGTAAGATTGTGGAAGACCTGCTTGATCTCGCTCGGGTCGACTCGGGCCAGATCATTCGCCTGAAAAAAGACTGGGCCAATATCGGCTCGATCCTGGAACGCTGCGTCTCCGACTACCGGAGAGCCTGCACGGACCATCATTTCAAAACCGTTCTCCCCGACGAAACGGTCTCCATGCTGGTGGATGACCGCAAGCTGTTTCAGGTCATGGAAAACCTGCTCAGCAACGCGGTGAAATTCTCCCCCTCCGGCAGCACCGTTCAGATCACCTGCCAACCCATGGAAACCGAGGTCCATATCGCCGTCAGCGATCAGGGAATCGGCATGAACCCGGATCAGATCACTCGCATTTTCGACAAGTTTTACCGTGTGGACGCTTCCAATACGGCACGGGAGGGACTTGGGCTGGGCATGGGCATTGTCAGAGGCATAGTCGAAGCACACCAGGGACGCATCTGGGTCAACAGCAAACCGGAGCGTGGCACAACCATTTCCTTCACCCTGCCGCGGTCAACACAAGAATAA
- a CDS encoding patatin-like phospholipase family protein, whose product MFRRPKVALALGGGAARGLAHIGVLEGFEKHGLPIDMIAGTSMGAIVGAMYALDPCAARLKGRFQAYLDSEEFRETRFNQLADQEEAEAGLFDRLLQLAWKGIFYTLVATRRSYFGATTSQQNFALMIDDGTFEDARLPFCTTALDLVSGEEVVFSQGSLRRAVSASCAIPGLLPAVHDDGRILVDGGWIDAVPVAPALRLGAEVVIAVDVTRSLDPCGELGSAIEIIGRADSIARWRLGLERSRHADLVLCPRNNGSHWADFSQFEEAVAAGVQAVDAQLPDLRRVVFGQTWGDRLRGFFRGTSSPSGTAVHRRG is encoded by the coding sequence ATGTTCAGAAGGCCCAAGGTAGCTCTGGCTCTTGGCGGTGGCGCGGCGCGCGGACTGGCGCATATCGGCGTTCTTGAAGGGTTCGAAAAGCACGGATTGCCCATCGATATGATTGCCGGTACAAGCATGGGGGCGATCGTCGGCGCCATGTATGCGCTGGATCCATGTGCTGCGCGTCTCAAGGGGCGTTTTCAGGCATATCTCGACAGCGAAGAATTCAGGGAAACGCGATTCAATCAGCTTGCCGATCAGGAAGAGGCGGAGGCCGGCCTTTTCGACCGGCTCCTGCAGCTTGCGTGGAAGGGTATCTTTTATACCCTGGTCGCGACGCGCCGATCCTATTTCGGCGCCACCACCTCGCAGCAGAACTTTGCCCTGATGATTGACGATGGCACCTTCGAGGATGCGCGGCTGCCTTTTTGTACAACAGCCCTGGATCTGGTGTCCGGCGAGGAAGTGGTTTTTTCGCAAGGCTCTTTACGGCGCGCGGTATCTGCAAGTTGCGCCATTCCCGGCCTGTTGCCGGCGGTTCATGATGATGGCAGGATCCTGGTCGACGGCGGATGGATTGATGCGGTGCCGGTGGCGCCCGCTTTGCGTCTGGGTGCGGAGGTCGTGATTGCCGTCGATGTGACCCGTTCCCTCGATCCCTGCGGCGAACTTGGCAGTGCCATTGAAATTATCGGACGCGCCGACAGCATCGCTCGCTGGAGATTGGGTCTGGAACGCTCCCGTCACGCCGATCTTGTGCTGTGTCCTCGGAACAACGGCAGCCATTGGGCCGATTTTTCTCAATTCGAAGAGGCCGTGGCAGCGGGTGTGCAAGCGGTCGATGCACAGCTTCCGGATCTCAGACGGGTGGTCTTCGGTCAAACCTGGGGCGACCGGTTGCGCGGTTTTTTTCGTGGCACAAGTTCGCCATCCGGCACAGCGGTGCACCGGCGAGGGTAA